In Desulfosporosinus youngiae DSM 17734, the genomic stretch TTTGCACATTCAAATTAAACAATGCACTTATTTCGCCAATGCTAAGGGTTTCTTTCATGTCAGGGCGTTTTCCTTTCCTGTGATAAGGTCATTATATCCGGCAATGGCTGAACAGGCAATCCTGTCATTTTTCCGGCCTTATCCAGAGTCGGAAACGTAGATCATCGTTACCGTTTATTGCGCTCAAAGGGGACACCCAGCGCAGACGGATCGATGCTTTTGCCAATGGACAAGAAGAGTACGATAACGGCAACTACATAGGGGAACATGCTGAATACCTGTGTGGGAATCGGGAAGCCCAAGGTTTGGAGGTTGTACTGCAGGGCCTGGGAAAATCCGATCACCATGGAGGCGGCAAAAATCCCCACTGGATTGCGCCGTCCCAGGATTACCACCACTAAGGCAATATACCCTCTGCCGGAGGTAACGTTCTCCATGAAGAAACCCAGCTGCCCCAAGGTGATACTTGCTCCTCCCAAACCGCCCAACACACCGTTTACAAAACAAGCAAAATAGCGAATCCCAAAGACATTAAGGCCGGCGGAATTGGCGGCCTGGGGATGTTCACCAACGGCATGCAGGTTAATGCCCCACTCCGTCTTATAAAAGAAAACGGCTGTCAGTACCATGCCGATCAGGGCAATATAGACAAATGCATTCTGGTTGAATAAAGCCGGGCCGATAATCGGAATATCGGACAGCAAAGGGATTTTTATCTCACTGAACACACTGCAGGATGGGAGGGTCGTTGTCTGCCCAAAAGCGATCAAGAACAGGAAGCTTGTAAGCCCCATCACCATAAAATTAAGTGCCAGACCCGCAATGGTCTGGTTGGCTTTGCAATGGATGCTCAGGACGGCATGGATCATGCTGACAAAGATGCCGCCCAGGATACCCGCCAAGAGACCCAGGACCAGGTTTCCGGTGAAAAACGCTGCTATAAAGCTGAAGAACGCTCCGGAAAGCATAATTGCCTCAACCCCGATATTCAGGACCCCGGCTTTCTCGGAAACAGCCTCTCCCAGTCCCGCTAAGATAAGAGGGGTTGCCATTCTCACAGAGGCTATTAAATACATCGTAACAAGCGCAATAAATCCAGAATCCATTTTGCGATCCTCCTATTCGTCCGTTAAAAGCCGGCGGAACAGACTTTTACGGGCCAGAATTAATAAGACGACAACCCCCATGATGATCGATGAAATGGACGTCGGCACACCAGCCATACGCTGCATTCCTAATGAACCAACCTGAAGCGCCGCGATGCCCAGGGCAGAGATGACCACGCCCAGAGGATGATTTTTTCCCAGCAGCGCAACGATAATCGCGATATACCCATAGCCTGGGGAGATACCTTCAAGCAGCTTATGATGCAGCCCGGACACCTCGCATACACCTGCAATTCCGGCAAGGCCGCCGCTTATCAAAGAGGAACGAACGATGTTTTTATACACGGAAATACCGGAGCATTTACAGGCCCTGGGATTTAGACCAACCGCCCGCATTTCATAGCCGGCAGGCGTCTTCCAAACCAGAATCCAAATGAGGGCTACACTGATCAGAGCAGCCAGGAGACCTGCATGCAGCCGGGTAGCGCTCATAAGGACCGGCAGTGTGGCGCTGTCGGGCAGAAAGGCCGACATTGGCAACGAACTGGCGGGGTCCTTCAGCACAGTACGCACCAAAATTCCGACAATACTTATAGCAATATAATTGAACATAAGCGTGGTGATCACTTCCGAGATCCCGAACCGGGCCTTTAAAAATCCCGGAATAACCGACCATACACCGCCTAAAACGAACCCGCCCAGGATCACCAGCGGAATCATAAGGATTGCCGGCAGATCATTAAACCAGAAAGCAATGCCGGTAACGGCAATGGCACCCATGTAAAGCTGCCCTTCGGCACCGATGTTGATAAAACCGCTCCGGGCACCTACGGCCACGCCCAAACCCGTCAGGATCAAGGGAGTTGCCTTTACCAGAACCTCTGAAACTGAATAAAAGGAGCCGAAGATTCCGGATAGAAAGCTAAAGAATGCCTGGTTTACATGGCTGCCAACCATAAGGATCAGTAAAATTGAGATTGCTAAGGTCAGGATAGCAATACCGAGCAAGGACAGAACGTTTCCAGACGTTTTCAAAGTGATTCCTCCCTTGCCTCAGACGTTCTCCCAGCCATCATCAGACCGATGCGGGAGAGATTCAGTTCTTTAGTGTTAGGGAAAATTCCCATGAAGCGTCCTTTATAAATCACGGCGATCCTATCACTCAGTAAGAGGACTTCCTCTAAGTCGGACGAGATGAGGAGAATACAGCACCCATACGACCGGCGCAGGAGAAGCTGCTGTTGGACGAACTCCGTCGCACCAATATCAAGACCTCTTGTGGGCTGATGGGCCACAAGAGCTTTGGGGTCGCCCGCCATTTCCCGTGCCAGGATCAGCTTTTGCTGGTTTCCGCCGGACAGGTTGCGCATGGGAGTATTCAAGTCCGGAGTTTTGATGGCGTATTCTTCCACTGCCTTTTGTGTGTCTTCCCGCACTAAACGGGTATTGATCAGTCCGCCCTTAATGAATTGGGGGGCAGTGTGTGTTTTTAAAAGCATATTATCCTTGAGGTCCATGTCCATAACCAGGCCGTCCTGCTGACGATCGTCTGAAATATAACCAATCCCCAGCTTCTTGCGCTCAAGTACGCTCATTGAACTCATATCTGCGCCGTCCAGTCTGATCTTCCCTCTGCTTTGTTTGCGGATGCCCAGAATGACCTCGACTAACTCCTTTTGCCCGTTGCCATCAACACCGGCGACACCGACAATCTCCCCTGGCGCGATCCGCAAGGAAAGCGAATCAAGCCGCTGTATACCTTTTTCCTTCAATGAAAGATCCTCCAGGAGAAGTCCCTCCCTGCCGGCATCGGGCACAACGGGCTCCCGCTGGATACTGTTAAGCTGGCGTCCGATCATATACTGTGATAACTCTTGCTCTGTAATGTCACTTGTTTTGGCCGTCACCACATTGCACCCATCGCGCAGAACTGTGACACGGTCTGTAATGCTCATGATCTCAGGGATGCGGTGAGTAATTATGATAACCGAACGGCCGTCCGCGCGCAGTTTGCGCAATACCTGGAAAAAGTATTCGGTCTCCTGGGGAGTAAGCATGGCAGTAGGCTCGTCCAAGATAAGCAATTCCGCATCACGGTAGAGAAGTTTAATAATCTCAACTCTTTGCTGTTCCCCCACGGACAGCGTGGAGACGTAAGCATCAACATCGATCTGCAGCCCGTATTTTTTCGAAACCTCCGCGATGGTTGCCTTAAGTGCCCTACGGTTAGGAAAGGGATATCCCTTTTCTCTAAGCCCAAGGGTTATGTTCTGCGACACGGTCAGAGTAGGAACCAGCATGAAATGCTGATGAACCATACCAATACGGAAAGCAATGGCGTCTCTGGGCGAGGTAAAGGAAACCTCCTGCCCTTTCCAGAGAATGCTGCCGGAATCCTTGGCATAGATGCCGTATAAAATATTCATCAAGGTCGTTTTTCCGGCGCCATTTTCTCCTAAGAGCGCATGAATCTCTCCCTGCTCCAAATCGAAACTTACCTGTTTATTGGCCATTTTCCCAAAAAACGATTTATTGATGTTCTTCATGGAAAGCAAAGCCATGATTAATCCTCCCCTAAACAGAAGAAGATGCCTCTGGACAGTTTGCAACATCATCCATCGAGACACCTTCTGAATGGTTATGCCTATTTTGTGGATTTCTCGATAACGGGAACGGTTAAGGTTCCATCAATAATCTGTTGCTTGGTATCCTCGATCAGCTTCTTGGCAGCTTCGGGAATCTTGCTCTCGAAAGAATGGTAGGGGGAAATATCGACGACCTTTTCTTTCATTCCTAAGTGAGTAATACCGCCTTTAAATGTGCCATTTTTAACAGCATCGACAGCAGTCAGAATGACTGTCGGCATATTATACATTGTGGAACAAATGACAGTGTTCGGGGCGATGGAATTCTGGTCGTATGAATTGCCGCAAGCCAGTATGCCTTTTTCCTCTGCCGCCTTAATCGCGCCGGTGCCGGCTTGGTTGGCAACATGGTAGAGAACATCCGCGCCCTTGTCGATCATGGACAGTGCGGCATCTTTACCGGCAGAAACATCCGTAAACGAATTTACATAAATCTCATACACAACAATATCCGGGTTTACTTTTTTCGCGCCCAGCTTAAAGGCCTCAAGCTCCTTAACAATAGAGGGCTGCTCCATCCCGCCTATTACCCCGATTTTACCGGTTTTGGACATGGAACCGGACAGGATGCCCATCAAATATCCGCCCTGCTCACAGCTCATTACATAGGAAGCCATATTCTCAGCCTGTGAATTGGACTCAGTGGCCATGAAATGGAGCTTGGGGAATTTTCCGGCCACACGGACTGCCGGGTCCCCGAACTGAAAACCATGCCCGATGATTAAGTCATATCCCCGTGCAGCATAATCGTTGTAGGCTGATTCTGTATCGGCGACACCGACATTTTCCGTGTAGGTTGTCTCCAAGCCAAACTTCGTCTCGGCGGCCTTAAGTCCCTCCAAGGCTGTTGCATTCCAGCCTTGATCATTGGCAGGACCCGAGAGGAGCAGCGCTACTTTCATTTTCTGCTCGTTAGAGGACGTCTCTTTTGCACCTCCGCTGCCGCAGCCGGTTAACAGGATTAACAGACACATTAGAAGTGCTAAACCTTTTACAACTCTCATCTTCTTTATTCCTCCTCTTGATTTCTTATTTATTTTTAACGGAATGCGTCACATTCATTGCGCAGCACCCGCGTACAAACCTTTTCCCCCTGTTCGGTTAAGGCCTGTTCATCAACACCCAACAACCGGCCATCCCGAAACACAACATTACCATTAACCATGGTCAGCCAAACCGGACCAGTCACCCCGACCCGGGCGAGAATATTTTTCGGGTCATGCAGGGTACCCGTCAGTTCCAGCACCCCTGTGTTGATCATGAACAGGTCAGCAGCTTTTCCAACCTCCAACGACCCCAAGTTGTCCCGTCCCAGGGTTTTTGCACCATTAATTGTCGCGATTTTCAGCAATTCGTAGGGAGAAAGGCACCCTCCCCGTGCTTTGCTGTGGTAAGCCTGCATCAGATAGGCCATCCTGAGCGAATCGAGTATATTCGAACTGTCATTGGTTGCGGAACCGTCGCATCCAAGACTAATGATCACCTTATCATTCTGCAGAGCTTTCATATCAAGGATCGGGAACCCGCCCAGAACCGCCGGCGCGGGACAATGAGAAACACCTGTGCCGGCTTGCCCCATCACCTTGAATTCATCGGGCTGCAGCTCCCATCCATGGGCAATCCAGACATCCGGGCCAATAAAGCCGATTTCCTCACACCATTCAAGGGTCCGCTTATGCCAGCGCTCCTGCATAATGATGTTTTCTCCTTCGCCAAGATGAGTATGCAGGCGCACGCCCTTTGCCCTGGCCAGAGCGGCCGATTCCTGGAAGGTTTCTCTGTAGCTGTTAATCGGCTGACAGGGTGCTACCACGATCTGCTTCATTGAAAAGGGTGAGGGATCATGATACAAATCAATCAGACGTTCACAGTCGGCAATAAATTCATCGGTCGTTTCCAGCATATCGTCAGGAATCGTACTTCCTTCACTGCGCGGAAGTGTATTTGTACCTCTGCCTGCATGATACCTAATGCCCAGTTGGGCAGCCGCTTCCATCTGCCGGTCCACCGGCAGCTTTCCTGACAAACGTGTATAGCAATACTGGTGATCGAAGGCACAAGTGCATCCGTGTTTAAGCAAATCTCCCATGGCAGTCAATGAAGAGTAATAGATAACTTCGGAATCGATTTTTTGAAAAACACGGTAGATTTTATCCAGCCATTCGACCACCAGCAGATTCGGATAATCGATGGTCATCAGGTTTCGCACAAAGGTTTGGAAAAAGTGGTGATGGGTGTTAATCAGGCCGGGATAAATAAATTTGTCACGTCCGTCGATCACTTCGGCGTCCTGGGTTGGCAAATTCTTGCCCATCTGCCTGATTTGAGGTCCCTCGATAAGCATATCCGTGTCATAAAATACTTGATCTGAGGCATCACAGGTTACAATTGCCCGGGCATTTTTAATTAGGATTTTTTTAGTCATCTTACTTTCATAGCCTTTCTGTTTATCGAAACTATCGTTTTATACCGGCAATCGTTGTATATTTTACCGCTATATTTAAATATTCTATAACCTATAGTTACTATAGGGTCAAGCATTTTCTTACAAAAAAGCAGGGGTAGAACCAATAAAAAAAGAGCCTCTCATCTTGTGAAAGGAACTCTCGGAATAGTTTCTTAAATTCATTAGGTAAGAAGATTCAAACCATAATAAAATTGTTGACACATGTCAGTCGAAATATTTGGCCAAAGGAAGTTTCGGGGAAAAATCAATATATTTCTCTAAAAACTTGCTGCATTGACCGATGATAATACCATTGACTAAAGCGCAGATAACTGTTCCGATCCCAACCCCGCGCAGGCCGCCGAAGAAAAGGTAAGACATTGCGATGGCCACAACACAGCTGGTACAGTCATAGCCGATTTTAAACTTATTAATATTTATATGGTATTTCTTAGACACTTCTTTCACGAACAACTCGTAGACTTCGGGGGAAAGATAGGTGTGAAAAAGCAAGGAGATACCCATAGAGCATAAGAGCATCCCCGCAAGATATAGAGGGATACGTATACTCAGCGCATCAGCAGCCACATCATTCAGTATCCGGATCCAACTATCCAGAATCACACCATAAATAACCGCCGTGACAAACGAGAAACAGTAGGATAGCTTAAAGCGGCGCAGCACCAGAAACAAAACTACTAATAGTACGGCCTGCAGTGTATATTCCGCCATGCCGAATGTGAGAGAACTAACTTTCAGCGAAATTAAATAGGCCGGAGCAACTACCATGGAAATACCGAGGTCCGCCTTTTCCATAAGCGCCACACCGAGGGCCAGAATGATCAGACCCAACAAATAGGCCAGCTCGGCAAAGTTTTTTATCTTTGTCATTTTTTCCTCCAACACAAAAAAGCTATAACCCAGCCGCTGTTTGATACAGAAACAGCAAAAGTTATAGCTTTTCTTCTATATAATTAGATAAAGCCTATTACAAAATCCACTGGCCGTCAATAGGGAAGATTGTTAAAAGTGACTAAACTGATCCAGCCTTGGAATCAGCATCCTATACATTTCCATTGAAATACTGGTCTCCCAGTGTCCCGTCAGCTTCGCGATTCCAATCATCCCGACCCATAACCCCACCACACACAAGGCTAAGCTCTTTGGCGTCAGTGAGAAAAAGGGTTTGGGAAGATCAAACTTCAAGGTGTTGCTCACAGGACACTGCCGGACACAATTTAAACACCCGGTACATTCCGGCGACCAAACGCTCGGCATTTTATCGACATTGATACGATTCGGGCAAGCGACCGAACATCGTGTACAGGAGATACAGGTTTCAGGTGCTCTTCGTATCTTCCAGGGACTTATCATGCCTAATAAACCCAGTAACGCTCCATAGGGACAGAGATACCGGCACCAGAAATTTTCAATAAGAACCGATAGAACGATCAAACCGCCGATAATGCTGAATCCTACCCAAGTCATATTGGTGAAGAAGCTTAGCATCTTGATATCCGCAACCATGTTATAGGGGGTCTGCAAAAAGGCATAGGCAGATACCCCATCCATCAGGACGAAAATAAAAAAAATGAAGAAACCCAGAATTAAATACTTTAAAGAGCGCAGACCATAGTCAAGCCAACGCGGGAGCATGAACTTTCTCTTGAATATCCTTTGCCCCAGCAAAGCTAAGCCCTCTGATAAAGTACCAAAAGGACAAATCCAGGAACAAAATGCCCTCTTCCATAACAGGGATACGCTCATTGCGGCCAGAAAAATCACAAGCCCGGCAGGATGAATCCGGTCAAAAACCCCGGTGGTCAGCCATGATTTGAAAGCGATTAAAGCACTGATGGGCAGAAATGCTTCCACACCCGCCGGTCTTGCTTTAAACAAGGTTGCGTTTGGATCGGAGACACTTTGAACAAAGCCTATAAATTGAATCCCAATCAGGCCAACCATGATTGCAAATAAAGCCTGGATACTCCTGCGCCAAATGTAGTTACCTTTAGGATTAAACATAAGTCCCCCTTTGATTACCCCAATTTGCTTCCTTTACTTACCGGTTGGTCCGGCTGAATCAAAACAACCCCTTGTTTTGCGTATACTCCCAGAATTAACACTTCTGACATGAAGTCAGCGACTTGTCTGGGCGGAAAGTTAACGACCCCTAAGACTTGTTTCCCCATCAGATCATCGATTTTATAACATTCGGTAATTTGAGCACTCGATCTCTTGATGCCAATTTCTTCCCCGAAATCAACCCACAATTTATAGGCCGGTTTTCTTGCCTTTTCAAAAACCTCGGCCTTTACAATTTCACCGGCTCTTATATCTAATTTCATAAAATCATCAAACTCTGCCACTTCAAACCCTCCAGTTAAGTTTATAATCTTTAACGTTCCAATTGGGCAAATAAAAGCGCGCGGCTTAGGAAAGCCCGTCAGTCCGGGCTTATGCCGGCATACATGCTCTTAACCTCTTTTGGCTTTATGCTTCCAATCACAATCCCCAATGTTGTGAGCATAAGGGCGATGATATGGATTAAGCCTATTTTCTCATCTAAAAAAACCACACCGCCAACCATGCTCGCAAAAGGCATACCATTTAAAAACATAGCCGTTCGATTTGCCCCCAAATGTTTAATCCCATGGTTCCAGCCTAAGGTACCCAAGGCTGTGGCTCCCCAGGCTGATAATAATAAAACCAGTCCCGCTGTTGCAGAAAAATGAATCTGCCCATAAACCGAAAGCCCAAGGGAACCCATCACTCCAATATTTAACAATATCCCTCCTATCAAGGTAGAATAAGCTGTTACAACTACAGTGGGAATCGAAGTTTCCATTAATTTTTTGATAAGCAGCGCCCCGATGACATAGGTTAACATGGCTAAAACCATAAGGATATCCCCGATCAGTGAAAACTCCACGGAACCGTCAGAGGAATTGGAGAATACTACGAGCACAACCCCTGTAAATCCCAGTAAGATTCCCAGTCCTAAATTCCTGGTGAATTTTTCGTTCACAAAGAGGGAGGCTAAAAGCGCCGTTGTTAACGGATTTAAGGCAAGAATAAGGGCGGCATTGGTGGCAGATGTCGTAAGAACACCATACCCTAAAAACAACTGATGAATAAAAACAGATATTAATCCGATTAAAAAAAGCAGTCTCCACTGTTTTCTATCCGGATTATAGAATCCGTATGTTTTAAAAACAAAAATAAGCAAAAAACCTCCTGCCAACAGCATTCGAAGTCCAGCTACCAGTATGGGCGGCATAAGCTGTGCTAAGTACTTAATCATAATAACGTTTAGACCCCAAAGCATAACTACTAAAAGCAATATGAGATAGATTTGTTTCTTTCCTGTTGGCATTACATTATCTCCATCCATCGTTTAATTCATGTTGCAGCTCAGGACATCCTTTTGAACATCGCAATAGTACTATCATAGCACTACTTAGCCCGAATAGCTCTCAATAGTTAATTCTAATTCAAGTCCTGACAAAATGCACATCCAAAAAGCAGCCGGATTTCCGGCTGCTCTTATCTATTTTATCAATTATCATTTTAAAGCCACTGATTTTTCATCACTGCTTTTTTTGTATCTAAGCCCTATAAATCTCCGGAAGTTATGCAAGGAATGTGCCCCGCGAAGCACTTCTTATCACTTATCATAAATACCTTCAATAATCTTGTACTGTGCAACAAGTTCTCCTTTGTAATATGCGTTTACGTAATATTGTTGACTCACCTTGGCTTGCTTTTTATCTATGTGAAATTCTTTTAATGCTCATTTTCTTGGACACTTAAGTTCGTTTATCATGATAAAAATAACAACTTATTTCCGCAATTATCATAATCGTGGGAACAATGCCAATCCCAATAAAAATACCGATAAACTCCTCGTGTTTTGTTAATCCAAAGGCCATTGCGGATAACACTGTAATAGCAGCACAAATAGAAAATGTAATATTATAAGCGCTGCTTTTTGATTTTAGTGTAACTAGTTTTTCTCGTTCATCATTATTTTGTTTATCTACTTTGCTGAAGCTGCTGCTTAAACTTCTCAATACCTCCGTCACCCCGAATAGGACGCAAAAAATATCTATTAAAACATGTTTGATATTTCTCAGGGTGCTTAGCTCATCAAAGCGGATAATATCCAGGGGAATTCCAACTGCCGCCAGCAGTAAAAACACAATGCCACTCCAAAACCTTTTCTTGTTATATATCTTTTTCTTCATTCTCCAAATTCTCCTCTAAATTATATAAATCCTCAATGGTCGTGTTGAACACGCGAGCTATTTTATAGGCTAGCATAATCGATGGATTGTACTGTCCTTTTTCCAGTGAAATGATCGTTCTTGAAGAAACACAGACCAAATCAGCTAATTGCTGTTGAGTCATATTAGCAAGGGTTCGCAATTCTTTTACTCTATTTTTCACCTATTAACCTCCATGTTATTATGAAGAAAGCTTCACGCGAAGTATACTTCATATTATAATTTGAAAGACTTGGGTTGTAAAGTAAAAAATGTAAACTGAAAGATCTGAGGCATCCCCATGATCAAGTCATGGGCATCACTGGCTCCCTGCATCTTCACCAAATAGTTTTCCGTACCAAACAAAGAAAGGCACCAATCAGTCTATAAAATCTGATTGGCACCTTTCTTTGTTTGTTATTACCCTTTGCCCTTGGGCCGTCTTAATAAAATAAAGATGAGGAGCGCCCCTACATCACATATTGCAATAATGATACCCATAGGTACAGCATTATTGCTCCCGCCTATACCGACTAAAGGCGCTACAAAAGCACCAAAAATAAGGGAAAGCAGACCAAGCAACGCTGAAGCACTTCCTGCGGCATGCCCGTAATTCTCCATGGCCAGTGCCGAACCGGCTGTACCTACGGCGCCAACACAAGAGACCACAAAAAACAAGGGGATTAAGACGACTGGAAGACTTGCCTTAAATAATATGGCAAGCAGTAAAGCAAAACCGCTTACAGCCGCAAGAATGAGCCCGCCTACATATAACTTAACCCCCTTTATTTTCGGGGCAAGCCGGCCGGTGATTTGACCGGCAAGAATAATTCCGAGACCATTCATGGCAAAAATCAAACTAAACGTTTGAGGGGAAGCACCAAATATAGTTTGGATTACAAAAGGCGAACCGGAAATATAAGCAAACATGGCTGCCGTAACAAATCCTTGGGGCAAGGCATACATAATAAAATCACGATCAGAAATAAGTTTCCTGTAGGTTGTGAGAGTATTCGCAAGACCACCTGCCGTACGGCCTTTAACCGGCAGGGTCTCGTTTAAACCGAAAATTACGGCTAAAAACATCACCAGGCCCGATAGAGACAGGGCAACAAAAACCCCTCTCCAGGAGGTGAACTCCAAAAGTTGTCCCCCTATGATCGGAGCCATGATAGGGCCTAAGCCATTGACTAACATTAATAGAGATAGAAATTTCATCATTTCGGCACCTGAGTAAAGGTCCCGGACCATTGCTTTTGAAATCACTATTCCTGCCGACCCTGCTACGCCTTGAATAAACCTTAAGGCAATAAGACCTCCAATGGATGTATTTACTGCGCACAAAAGAGAAGCGGCGGTGAAGGCAATCAGGCCTATTAACAAAGGGAGGCGGCGCCCCCGAATATCACTTAAAGATCCCATCAATAATTGTCCCAATGACATCCCCAGTAAGCAAGCAGTTATGCTTAGCTGAGCCAGGGATGCACTCGTCTGGAGGTCTGTTGTCAGGGACGGAAGAGAAGGCAAATACATATCAATTGATAAGGGCCCGATAGCTGCCAGGGAGCCTAAGACAAAGGCTGTCCAATAACGCAGTTTTTTAGAATCAGACAACTCTTTGCCGGTTAAAATTCCTTGATTACTGTTACTAAATGACATCTTATGATTCCTTTCCTATCTTGTGAACGTGTTGGATAGATAGTCAGCAATTGTTAGAGCTTAAATTTCTCATAGTACAATTTCCTTTAAGATGGCAGAAATCGCAATGAGTTTTGCCGCTAAAATCAGGCAAATTGCGCCCTACCCCCATCACCATGGCAATCGATTTCTTGGGCAGCATTAGATTGGAGTCCGTTAATCTGATACCAATCCGGTCCCCCTTGAGAAAACTAATAATGGATCTCACATCCTCAAGACCTTTCCAGTAGGAATGTCCGGGCCCCAAGGGGAACGTTGTGCTAAACTGTCCGGCCTTATAAGTCTCCGCGATTTCAGCTATGGCAGTATCAGCCACTTTGGCCATAAGCGCCGACCCCGCAGAGTCTAAAATAAAGGCTTCCAAGGTTTGACCTTGATCGGTATAATCTTTTACTCTCTGATCGATAGTACTGCCGATCGTCATGGCGAATAAAACGGCACCTTCGGCAGAACCTAACACCTTAGGCAATAAGGTTCCTCTTAACGTCAGGTCGTCCTCTAAATAAATTTCCTGCTCTCCGACACCAAGAACCTTGGCTTCCTGCCAGATAACCCTGGACCTTACCAACCCTTTAGCTTCCTCCAGGATCCGCAGATTCAAGCCGGCGATTCCCGGTCGCGGCGGTCGCTTACTGTAATCTGCACCTTGGGCGGTAAATAGGTCCTGTATGGTTACCTCCGGCAGACTTACCTCATATAGTCTTGCTTCAGGCATTTTTTTTGTTCTCTCCTTTAATCCAACTTGAAGTAGGTATTTTCAGCAAAAATAATATTGAATCGAGAGTAACTGCCTAGTTCGATAAATGAGACTGCGGCAGCTATATCGCCGGCTCTGGAAAATTCCCCTGCGGAAAGTAAAGCAATCTTTGCTCCTGTACCTGCCCCATTGCCGATCATTCTAATTTTAGTTTCCAGTTCCCTGGGGATTAAGCCTATTACACAGGCACTGTGGGGATTCAGATAATTGCCGAAGGCCCCTGCCAGCAACACTTCTTTAATATCCTCAGGCTGAATACCGCTGCTCTCCATCAAGATCCTGACACCTGCGGCGATTGCTCCTTTGGCTAGCTGGAGCTCGCGAATATCATTCTGAGTGATCATAATCGGCCTGCCGTGGAGGGTTTCACCGGCATCAGCCAGCAAAAATGCCCATGTTCCTTCATATTCAATCAGCCGATCCTTAAATCTTAAGGATTCAGGGTTGGTGAGCTGATCCGGCATAAGAAATTTACCGCGTTTGTTAAGCATACCCAGTTCAACCAGGCCCGCTACTCCATCGAGAAGAGCAGAACCACAAATTCCCGCGGGGCTCCCTCCGCCAATGACTGTAAACTCCAAGTTGTCTCCAAACTTAATATGATCAATAGCTCCAACGGCGCCCCTCATGCCATTGGTTATCTGTGCTCCTTCAAAGGCCGGGCCCGCAGCGGCTGAACAAGCAACCATTTTCTTGCTTGAACCCAGCACAATTTCCCCATTGGTG encodes the following:
- a CDS encoding ABC transporter permease, which gives rise to MDSGFIALVTMYLIASVRMATPLILAGLGEAVSEKAGVLNIGVEAIMLSGAFFSFIAAFFTGNLVLGLLAGILGGIFVSMIHAVLSIHCKANQTIAGLALNFMVMGLTSFLFLIAFGQTTTLPSCSVFSEIKIPLLSDIPIIGPALFNQNAFVYIALIGMVLTAVFFYKTEWGINLHAVGEHPQAANSAGLNVFGIRYFACFVNGVLGGLGGASITLGQLGFFMENVTSGRGYIALVVVILGRRNPVGIFAASMVIGFSQALQYNLQTLGFPIPTQVFSMFPYVVAVIVLFLSIGKSIDPSALGVPFERNKR
- a CDS encoding ABC transporter permease; translated protein: MKTSGNVLSLLGIAILTLAISILLILMVGSHVNQAFFSFLSGIFGSFYSVSEVLVKATPLILTGLGVAVGARSGFINIGAEGQLYMGAIAVTGIAFWFNDLPAILMIPLVILGGFVLGGVWSVIPGFLKARFGISEVITTLMFNYIAISIVGILVRTVLKDPASSLPMSAFLPDSATLPVLMSATRLHAGLLAALISVALIWILVWKTPAGYEMRAVGLNPRACKCSGISVYKNIVRSSLISGGLAGIAGVCEVSGLHHKLLEGISPGYGYIAIIVALLGKNHPLGVVISALGIAALQVGSLGMQRMAGVPTSISSIIMGVVVLLILARKSLFRRLLTDE
- a CDS encoding ABC transporter ATP-binding protein, translated to MALLSMKNINKSFFGKMANKQVSFDLEQGEIHALLGENGAGKTTLMNILYGIYAKDSGSILWKGQEVSFTSPRDAIAFRIGMVHQHFMLVPTLTVSQNITLGLREKGYPFPNRRALKATIAEVSKKYGLQIDVDAYVSTLSVGEQQRVEIIKLLYRDAELLILDEPTAMLTPQETEYFFQVLRKLRADGRSVIIITHRIPEIMSITDRVTVLRDGCNVVTAKTSDITEQELSQYMIGRQLNSIQREPVVPDAGREGLLLEDLSLKEKGIQRLDSLSLRIAPGEIVGVAGVDGNGQKELVEVILGIRKQSRGKIRLDGADMSSMSVLERKKLGIGYISDDRQQDGLVMDMDLKDNMLLKTHTAPQFIKGGLINTRLVREDTQKAVEEYAIKTPDLNTPMRNLSGGNQQKLILAREMAGDPKALVAHQPTRGLDIGATEFVQQQLLLRRSYGCCILLISSDLEEVLLLSDRIAVIYKGRFMGIFPNTKELNLSRIGLMMAGRTSEAREESL
- a CDS encoding BMP family protein — translated: MRVVKGLALLMCLLILLTGCGSGGAKETSSNEQKMKVALLLSGPANDQGWNATALEGLKAAETKFGLETTYTENVGVADTESAYNDYAARGYDLIIGHGFQFGDPAVRVAGKFPKLHFMATESNSQAENMASYVMSCEQGGYLMGILSGSMSKTGKIGVIGGMEQPSIVKELEAFKLGAKKVNPDIVVYEIYVNSFTDVSAGKDAALSMIDKGADVLYHVANQAGTGAIKAAEEKGILACGNSYDQNSIAPNTVICSTMYNMPTVILTAVDAVKNGTFKGGITHLGMKEKVVDISPYHSFESKIPEAAKKLIEDTKQQIIDGTLTVPVIEKSTK
- a CDS encoding amidohydrolase family protein; translated protein: MTKKILIKNARAIVTCDASDQVFYDTDMLIEGPQIRQMGKNLPTQDAEVIDGRDKFIYPGLINTHHHFFQTFVRNLMTIDYPNLLVVEWLDKIYRVFQKIDSEVIYYSSLTAMGDLLKHGCTCAFDHQYCYTRLSGKLPVDRQMEAAAQLGIRYHAGRGTNTLPRSEGSTIPDDMLETTDEFIADCERLIDLYHDPSPFSMKQIVVAPCQPINSYRETFQESAALARAKGVRLHTHLGEGENIIMQERWHKRTLEWCEEIGFIGPDVWIAHGWELQPDEFKVMGQAGTGVSHCPAPAVLGGFPILDMKALQNDKVIISLGCDGSATNDSSNILDSLRMAYLMQAYHSKARGGCLSPYELLKIATINGAKTLGRDNLGSLEVGKAADLFMINTGVLELTGTLHDPKNILARVGVTGPVWLTMVNGNVVFRDGRLLGVDEQALTEQGEKVCTRVLRNECDAFR
- a CDS encoding DUF6198 family protein: MTKIKNFAELAYLLGLIILALGVALMEKADLGISMVVAPAYLISLKVSSLTFGMAEYTLQAVLLVVLFLVLRRFKLSYCFSFVTAVIYGVILDSWIRILNDVAADALSIRIPLYLAGMLLCSMGISLLFHTYLSPEVYELFVKEVSKKYHININKFKIGYDCTSCVVAIAMSYLFFGGLRGVGIGTVICALVNGIIIGQCSKFLEKYIDFSPKLPLAKYFD